A stretch of the Hippoglossus hippoglossus isolate fHipHip1 chromosome 1, fHipHip1.pri, whole genome shotgun sequence genome encodes the following:
- the cpz gene encoding carboxypeptidase Z isoform X1, with product MHLGLLVLLFSWTRSCWCAPQQQQQDCHPGDELLGRCTSNVYEEKPTCTELNLGYCNDMEYSRTIFPNILGHRTRMDAESGAEYLLLSVIHGLLNGECSPEIRLISCAVIASPCRDDKMIKPCRSTCETLRKDCSHAFEAIDMAWPYFLDCDRFFASDQEGCFDPLAGMRARQELAMSSLSPQEPSTIIQFTYTSNAQMYSLLKRTAAKCSHISHVYSIGRSTEGRDLLVIEFTNNPGQHELTEPEIKLVGNMHGNEVLGRQLLIYMTQYLCSEYILGNQRIQTIINTTRIHILASMNPDGYELASAEVDDSNDPELSNQEGHLMNSWTSGRANAQNLDLNRNFPDLTSVFYRNRRSRHYRIDHTPIPDAYWFGKVAPETYAVMKWIRSLPFVQSASLHGGDLVVSYPFDFSRHPQEEKIFSPTPDEQLFKQLARTYADAHATMSNNDTDRCGASFYRTRGIINGALWYSFAGGMSDFNYLHTNCLEITVELGCDKFPSEAELYPEWKRNKEALLGFIESVHRGIKGVVKDLDGNGIKGATISVRGIRKDVTSAEDGDYWRLLNPGTHILTATAKGYSRVTKRIHLPYNMNKAGRVDFVLAKVPVEPDIDDHLFPTVDTWDRFDPYNQFGRNSEPDVREGEIEREEKPWWWAYFSQSGISPPSWLLRSV from the exons ATGCATTTAGGACTTTTGGTGCTGTTGTTCTCCTGGACGAGGAGCTGTTGGTGCgccccgcagcagcagcagcaggactgtCACCCCGGAGACGAACTTTTGG GAAGATGCACTAGCAACGTTTATGAAGAAAAAC CCACGTGTACAGAGCTAAACCTGGGCTACTGCAATGATATGGAATACTCAAG AACCATATTTCCAAACATCCTTGGCCACCGGACTCGCATGGATGCTGAATCAGGGGCAGAGTACCTGCTCCTCAGTGTCATCCACGGCCTGCTTAACGGCGAGTGCTCCCCCGAGATACGCCTCATAAGCTGCGCAGTGATCGCCTCGCCCTGCCGGGACGACAAGATGATCAAGCCATGTCGCAGCACGTGTGAGACCTTGAGGAAGGACTGCAGCCACGCCTTTGAGGCCATCGATATGGCCTGGCCCTACTTTCTTGACTGTGACCGCTTCTTCGCCAGCGACCAAGAGGGCTGCTTCGACCCGCTGGCAGGAATGAGAG CCAGACAAGAGCTAGCAATGTCCAGCCTCTCTCCACAAGAACCCAGCACCATCATCCAGTTCACCTACACCTCCAATGCCCAGATGTACAGCTTACTGAAGAGAACCGCAGCCAAGTGTTCACATATCTCCCATGTGTACAGCATCGGACGCAGCACTGAGGGCAGGGATTTGCTGGTTATCGAGTTCACCAACAACCCTGGACAGCACGAGCTAA CGGAGCCAGAGATCAAGTTGGTGGGCAACATGCACGGCAATGAGGTGCTGGGCCGTCAGCTGCTCATCTACATGACTCAGTACCTGTGCTCAGAGTACATTCTGGGCAACCAGAGAATTCAGACCATCATCAACACAACCCGCATCCACATCCTGGCCTCCATGAACCCTGATGGCTATGAACTGGCCTCCGCAGAGGTAGACGATAGCAATGACCCGGAGCTCAGCAACCAGGAA GGTCACTTGATGAATAGTTGGACCAGTGGTCGGGCCAATGCCCAGAACCTCGACCTGAACCGCAATTTTCCAGACCTCACCTCTGTCTTCTACCGGAATCGCCGCAGCAGGCACTACCGCATTGACCACACACCAATCCCTGATGCCTACTGGTTTGGAAAG GTGGCACCAGAGACCTATGCAGTGATGAAGTGGATCAGGTCGCTGCCCTTCGTTCAGTCCGCCAGCCTCCACGGAGGAGACCTGGTGGTCTCTTATCCCTTCGACTTCTCGCGACACCCCCAAGAGGAGAAGATATTCTCACCCACTCCAGACGAGCAG CTCTTCAAGCAGCTGGCTCGCACCTATGCGGACGCCCACGCCACCATGTCAAATAATGACACAGATAGGTGCGGAGCCTCCTTCTACCGAACTAGAGGCATCATCAACGGGGCGCTGTGGTACAGTTTTGCTGGTG GCATGTCAGACTTCAACTACCTGCACACTAACTGTCTGGAGATCACCGTGGAGCTCGGCTGTGACAAATTCCCTTCGGAGGCCGAGCTTTACCCAGAATGGAAGAGGAATAAGGAGGCTCTGCTCGGCTTTATTGAGTCT GTCCATCGAGGGATAAAGGGAGTAGTCAAGGACCTTGACGGCAACGGGATAAAAGGTGCTACCATCTCTGTCAGGGGGATTAGGAAAGATGTCACCTCAG CTGAAGATGGAGACTACTGGCGGCTGCTGAACCCTGGTACTCACATCCTGACAGCCACAGCCAAGGGTTACTCCAGGGTCACTAAGAGGATTCATCTGCCTTACAACATGAACAAGGCGGGACGTGTTGACTTTGTGTTGGCGAAG GTTCCTGTGGAGCCCGATATCGACGACCACCTCTTCCCTACAGTCGACACGTGGGATCGATTTGACCCCTACAACCAGTTTGGGCGCAACAGCGAGCCAGACGTTCGCGAAGGAGAGATCGAGCGGGAGGAGAAGCCTTGGTGGTGGGCCTACTTCTCCCAGTCTGGCATTTCACCCCCTTCCTGGCTGCTGAGAAGTGTCTAA
- the cpz gene encoding carboxypeptidase Z isoform X2 — protein MHLGLLVLLFSWTRSCWCAPQQQQQDCHPGDELLGRCTSNVYEEKPTCTELNLGYCNDMEYSRTIFPNILGHRTRMDAESGAEYLLLSVIHGLLNGECSPEIRLISCAVIASPCRDDKMIKPCRSTCETLRKDCSHAFEAIDMAWPYFLDCDRFFASDQEGCFDPLAGMRARQELAMSSLSPQEPSTIIQFTYTSNAQMYSLLKRTAAKCSHISHVYSIGRSTEGRDLLVIEFTNNPGQHELTEPEIKLVGNMHGNEVLGRQLLIYMTQYLCSEYILGNQRIQTIINTTRIHILASMNPDGYELASAEGHLMNSWTSGRANAQNLDLNRNFPDLTSVFYRNRRSRHYRIDHTPIPDAYWFGKVAPETYAVMKWIRSLPFVQSASLHGGDLVVSYPFDFSRHPQEEKIFSPTPDEQLFKQLARTYADAHATMSNNDTDRCGASFYRTRGIINGALWYSFAGGMSDFNYLHTNCLEITVELGCDKFPSEAELYPEWKRNKEALLGFIESVHRGIKGVVKDLDGNGIKGATISVRGIRKDVTSAEDGDYWRLLNPGTHILTATAKGYSRVTKRIHLPYNMNKAGRVDFVLAKVPVEPDIDDHLFPTVDTWDRFDPYNQFGRNSEPDVREGEIEREEKPWWWAYFSQSGISPPSWLLRSV, from the exons ATGCATTTAGGACTTTTGGTGCTGTTGTTCTCCTGGACGAGGAGCTGTTGGTGCgccccgcagcagcagcagcaggactgtCACCCCGGAGACGAACTTTTGG GAAGATGCACTAGCAACGTTTATGAAGAAAAAC CCACGTGTACAGAGCTAAACCTGGGCTACTGCAATGATATGGAATACTCAAG AACCATATTTCCAAACATCCTTGGCCACCGGACTCGCATGGATGCTGAATCAGGGGCAGAGTACCTGCTCCTCAGTGTCATCCACGGCCTGCTTAACGGCGAGTGCTCCCCCGAGATACGCCTCATAAGCTGCGCAGTGATCGCCTCGCCCTGCCGGGACGACAAGATGATCAAGCCATGTCGCAGCACGTGTGAGACCTTGAGGAAGGACTGCAGCCACGCCTTTGAGGCCATCGATATGGCCTGGCCCTACTTTCTTGACTGTGACCGCTTCTTCGCCAGCGACCAAGAGGGCTGCTTCGACCCGCTGGCAGGAATGAGAG CCAGACAAGAGCTAGCAATGTCCAGCCTCTCTCCACAAGAACCCAGCACCATCATCCAGTTCACCTACACCTCCAATGCCCAGATGTACAGCTTACTGAAGAGAACCGCAGCCAAGTGTTCACATATCTCCCATGTGTACAGCATCGGACGCAGCACTGAGGGCAGGGATTTGCTGGTTATCGAGTTCACCAACAACCCTGGACAGCACGAGCTAA CGGAGCCAGAGATCAAGTTGGTGGGCAACATGCACGGCAATGAGGTGCTGGGCCGTCAGCTGCTCATCTACATGACTCAGTACCTGTGCTCAGAGTACATTCTGGGCAACCAGAGAATTCAGACCATCATCAACACAACCCGCATCCACATCCTGGCCTCCATGAACCCTGATGGCTATGAACTGGCCTCCGCAGAG GGTCACTTGATGAATAGTTGGACCAGTGGTCGGGCCAATGCCCAGAACCTCGACCTGAACCGCAATTTTCCAGACCTCACCTCTGTCTTCTACCGGAATCGCCGCAGCAGGCACTACCGCATTGACCACACACCAATCCCTGATGCCTACTGGTTTGGAAAG GTGGCACCAGAGACCTATGCAGTGATGAAGTGGATCAGGTCGCTGCCCTTCGTTCAGTCCGCCAGCCTCCACGGAGGAGACCTGGTGGTCTCTTATCCCTTCGACTTCTCGCGACACCCCCAAGAGGAGAAGATATTCTCACCCACTCCAGACGAGCAG CTCTTCAAGCAGCTGGCTCGCACCTATGCGGACGCCCACGCCACCATGTCAAATAATGACACAGATAGGTGCGGAGCCTCCTTCTACCGAACTAGAGGCATCATCAACGGGGCGCTGTGGTACAGTTTTGCTGGTG GCATGTCAGACTTCAACTACCTGCACACTAACTGTCTGGAGATCACCGTGGAGCTCGGCTGTGACAAATTCCCTTCGGAGGCCGAGCTTTACCCAGAATGGAAGAGGAATAAGGAGGCTCTGCTCGGCTTTATTGAGTCT GTCCATCGAGGGATAAAGGGAGTAGTCAAGGACCTTGACGGCAACGGGATAAAAGGTGCTACCATCTCTGTCAGGGGGATTAGGAAAGATGTCACCTCAG CTGAAGATGGAGACTACTGGCGGCTGCTGAACCCTGGTACTCACATCCTGACAGCCACAGCCAAGGGTTACTCCAGGGTCACTAAGAGGATTCATCTGCCTTACAACATGAACAAGGCGGGACGTGTTGACTTTGTGTTGGCGAAG GTTCCTGTGGAGCCCGATATCGACGACCACCTCTTCCCTACAGTCGACACGTGGGATCGATTTGACCCCTACAACCAGTTTGGGCGCAACAGCGAGCCAGACGTTCGCGAAGGAGAGATCGAGCGGGAGGAGAAGCCTTGGTGGTGGGCCTACTTCTCCCAGTCTGGCATTTCACCCCCTTCCTGGCTGCTGAGAAGTGTCTAA